The genomic region TTGCTCATATTGCCTAATGATTTATTGAAACTGTATGCCAACGATGAACATATTTATTGAATCATGTAGGCCTGTATACTTATTATTCATTAAAAAATTGGGGTCTAATACAGAGATCTTGCCTTATGAATGTTTGAAACTGTAACGGAACATGGATCATACTGATTACATCATGTAGCAGTATATATTTGTTCTTTATTACTGTTTTGTATACTGTATATATGCACTTACACATTTATAAATGTAACCATGTTTTTTATTATGCTGTATCATAAATGTATGCCAACGATGAACATATTTATTGAATCATGTAGGCCTGTATACTTATTATTCATTAAAAAATTGGTGTCTAATACAGAGATCTTGCCTTATGAATGTTTGAAACTGTAACGGAACATGGATCATACTGATTACATCATGTAGCAGTATATATTTGTTCTTTATTACTGTTTTGTATACTGTATATATGCACTTACACATTTATAAGGAAAACCATGTATATATGCACTTACACATTTATAAATGTAACCATGTTTTTTATTATGATGTATCATAAATGTTTAATTTTTCAAATAAAAATCATCTGACGTGCTTTGTTTATGTAACCTCTTATTGTAGGTATTTCCTACGGCTGAAAGTTCATCAAGGTATTTCATTTGTATAATCTCTCTTTTGTTTGCATTTTTTATTTCTCATGCTAACCTTTACATGTTACACTTGATTAACATCGTAATCTATAAATCAGTTTCAGACTACCCAGTTTTTGTAGGCACATGAATAAAGCAGACGAATTTATTATGGTAAATGACAAATTATTACAtaactttattttctttttttttctttatctgTATATATTAAGTACAGTTTGTTAATATTTTATTGTTAAGATTTATTCAGTATAAgtataaatcatttttttttgtatCAGTGTATTCCAGATGACGCTGCGTGCACACTATGGGGTGAATATAAATGTCCTACGAATGTTGATATAATCACAGAAGATGGCCGACAATTTAATGTTGGAATAAGCGCCTCTAAAGGAAAGATATTCTTTTTTCATGGTTGGTCCAAAGTTGTAGACCATTTACGACTAACCATTGGGTGTTTGGTTCTATTTAATCCTATAGATTACGCTACGTTTAAGTTAACTTCTTTCCTTGATGGGGTTAGTCATACCACTTTTTGGACGTATCTGCTCCCTCCATCATCTCAATTTTATGTAAGATAACTTATAGCTATATTTTTATAATTGTATTGATGTAGTAATTTAATTATATTAAATTTACTGTTTGCTGATTTGGTTTTATCATCCCCACAGGTCATTCCAGAATGTATCCTGCCAAAACACTATGATTATTCGTCAAATGATGTAATAGCTACTGTTATTACAGACAACAACATGTTTAACGTTATAATTAAAACATTTGACGGAAAAGTCGGTTTTTCTGCTGGTATTGACGTAATTGTTAGTCTATTACGGGTGAATGATggttgttttatgttttttacaaAATCTTTTGGGAATTTTTTCCATTTAAAAGTTTTTGGAAAAAACGGGGTTGAAATGAAATATTCAGACGTAGATGTCGATGAGGTAAGTGTCATATTTGACCATAATTATAcactttttacaatttaatttaattgatgtTATGCATTTAATTTTCAGGCTGAGGTTGCACCTCTTGATGTTGAAAATGATGACGATGAAGAAATAAATGGCGGTGTAAAAAAGTTTGTTCGTATGGCTGGTGAAGATCATTTTGTAAGTTTTAAATTAATTTTACATACTGTTAAAAATCAAATGTTATCCATTTTTTACTTAATAACCATTATTCTTTTGTTTTTACAACAATACAGAGGATTCCTGATCCTGTTTCACGCATGGCTAGACTTCATGAAGGTTTAAAAGATTTGACCGTTAgattttcgcatctggatccgcCATTGCAGATTACCCACGGTACCAGACGTGAAAGACGTGAAAGAAAAGGGAAGGCTGGTTTTCGATATGCTTTGACCTCTTGGAAGAAGTTAATGAAAGCCGGTAGGATTAAGGTCAGCGACCAGGTTCACTTTTCCTTTAATGAAAATGATCAGGTTTTGACTGTTGAGAGGGTTGTACCTTACGTTAGGCGTACCAATTAGTTATAAGACAACTACGGCATGTTTTTTGCCTTTGAATTGTCTTTCGTTTTAACATTGGTGTTGATTTTGAATTTCAAGTTTTTATATTACTTTAATATCTCAACTGTTATTTTAACAACTATATGACATGTGTTTAAACTTTACTCTATGTATTTTGTACTTTTTATTTCCATTACAAGTATGATGGATCAAATTTTAGCTAGAAACTACTATTAAGGATACAATTAAATAGATATATTCTAAtattaacaattaacaattaacaatATTAAGATTAACATATTAAGATTAAGATTAACACTAAGACGAAGATTGctgattattttttaaaaaaaagccCTTATTCCCCACGGATTTTGAACGTACATCCAGCATCCACCCGAGTAACATAATTAGTATTAGTTTGCTAAAAGTATAAAACCCTAGAATATTACTACAACAAATTTATTCTTTCATTACAGTCCGATTTAGAAAGCAACCATTAACAGCACATTTACAACTGGTATATAACTGCTTGCCTTAAACTGCCAATTCAATATAAAACACCTGTAAACGGGTCGAAATCTCCAGATTTATAATTAGAGACTTCAAGTATTGAGTCTCTGTTCATTGGTAGactttactaaataagcttaaaATGGATATGTTAAAAGATATATTCTATTGATTTTATGATATATAGGACGTTGATTATTAATGTTGCGAACGAGGCAGAAACAAATATATGTTTAGTCTTTGAACTGATATTTAATGTTTGCACTGATTTTTATTGTTTTATGTGTTGGCGAGTTGGTAATTAGCACTTGAActgatttattttttttatttgttttctttttttaatagTTACATTTCAATTAAAGTTACTGAAGTGGGAGTTTAGACCTATATTGGATTGCTCGAGCAGGTAAGTGTAATCACATTTTTTTAGATTAATATCATGTTTACAAAGTAGACTACATTGTGCTTTAAACATATCCACTACTTATTATGTTGTACAACATccaatgtaatccatgtcaatgTAAACCATCAACTGTTTATGATGTTGTACAACATTGAATGTTGTCGGTTTTCACAATGTATATACACTAAAATGGAGTCAATGATATATTTAGTAATTTTATTATGGTAACTTTGAATATGCTAATGAGTTATTTATATATTAGTATACATACTCATaataattaattttattttttttcaaattttcgtaTATGAAACTTGAAAATGAAATATGATAATGTTATATATATGGTAATGATTGTgaatttattttaactttaatgtAAATTTCCGTTCTGATTcaagatttttttaattttttttcgaaatTTAAATTGAAAGTTGAAATATGGTAATGATtgtaattttatttaaaataatagATTGATTGAATAATATACATTGCAATTCAACTAACTTAATGATTGTACAAATTTGTGATTGCTTTATATATTTAAGGGAAAAAAATttaccaaaaataatatattagcATAAATAACAACTTCGAAATACATTTTCATTCACAAATTCCTTTCTTCAGTCTAAGAAACATCATCATTCAATCGTCCAAAATGTATGGCTTTTCTTTGCCATTCAATACGGTTTTCATATTGGTTTCTATGTAGTATTTTAAATGTATGTAATTTTTTGTGTCTTATTATTATATATGTCCATTCAATTCTTTCATTTTTTGCATGCTATGTAGAATGGAACAACCAGCCATCACGTTGCTCAAAAATTTGAATCTCAACCAGGATGACTATACCATCAAAGTTCGCATTGTCAGACTATGGAGTCGAGCAGCCTTCAATGATTCTCGAAAGGTTTATTGCTATGATATGATTTTAATGGACGAAGAGGTAAGTGTACATAAAGATGTTTATAATGTTAGTTCATATACATATTTTTTTCATTGTTTTTTGGATTAATTTGCTGTACTTATTGTACATATTAGGGGACGAAAATTCAAGCCTTTGTCTTAGCCAAGACTGCCAGAGAGTATGAACATTTGTTGAAGGAGAAGCAGTGTTTGTTCATCCGTAATCCTTCATTAGGCGAGAATCGACAGAAAGTGAAGTATGTCCATATTTCGACGAAAATTAATCTAAACAGCAACGCAATAGTTTCGGTTTGTGATGAACCTGTTGGTACTGAGTGGGGATTCGACTTCTCTTCCTTTAGTTCTGTTGTTCAAGACCCGACTGACGACAATAAGTCCTTTAAAAGTCCAATTGGTATTCTTACTTTTTTGACTTTAATATATAATACCGATATGTTATTTATATGAAGTTACAAATTATTTTATGTTAATATTGTTTTATTTGTAGACGTAATTGATTTTGTCGTTAAGAGTTTTCCTTATGATCTAAAAGAGGATACCAAAGACGGGAAACAAGAAAAGAAGCTAACATTCATGCTTCAGGATTTAGAGTTTGTTAATCCTTTTTTTTGACTACTAACTATATATAACTCAATCACTCATATTCTAATTTTTAACTTATGTTATTTTTTTTCATAGAGGGAAGCAAATATATGTTACTCTTTGGGATGCTTATGCTGAACATATTTTGGATTTTGAAAGGGACAACCAAGATGAAAAAAATGTTGTTGTAATTGTTCAATTCGGAAAATACAGGTTCTGGGGAGGTAATCTCCTAATTTCtcataaaaatatttattaactTACATTATCTTTTGTTAACAAATGTCCATCTAAATTGATTTTAGAATATTGTGTACACTATTAGGGTTTCTTTATGTTTCAAATCTCTACACTGTCACTCGCGTGTTGATCAACGCTGAAattgatgacattttaacttTTAAGAAGAGGTATGTTTTAACATCACCATATCCCGACTTTTATACTGGCTTCACAAATAACGTTGAATTTATTTTTTTGCTAGGTTCCTTTCAAACATTACCCCTGAAACGTCTTCCACCTTTTCTGGGTTGAGTGCATCCAGAATAAAGGATCCTACTGAAGAGTATCTTTCAGATTTTGAGTTCAGTACTATTGGATCTTTAAATCAAATCTCGGAGGTACAAGATATCTAACTTTtaccatgtttatttatttgaCATATCATTAAGACGTAATTTGTAATATCTTTTTTTACAGAAAAAGTTTGTAATTATTGTCGGAactataaagagttttgcttccGAGGATTCTTGGTTTTATAATGCTTGCAGAAATTGTAATCGAGCGGTCACCACAAAAACAATTTCAAAAGAAAAGCAAGATGGTTCCGATGGTTTTGAAGATATTGTGGTTCTAGAGTGTAATGACGATGGCTGTAACAGTAAGACTGTTTACTCCGTTCCGAGGTAATATTACTTTACATATCAATTGATATTTTACATGTTTACGAGTTCCCTGAATGTTGTGTAACATAGAATTAACGTGTTTCAGGATCAGGGTTCCGATACGGGTTCAGGATTGTACAGGTATTGTGACGCTCACCCTATTTGAGCGTGAGGTGCTTAGGCTGTTGAAGGTTAACGCGACTCAGCTGTTGGATAAGAACCTTGATGTACGTTATATTTTGTTGTTCTGTTTTAAATCTGTCGATTAATATTAGTAACTTTTCATTTCATCGCTTTTTAACAAAATtttcccaatttttttttttgtatatcaCTCGCCAGTTAGCTAACGAAGGCAATTTTCCGCCAGAACTCAATGCTCTACTTAATAGGAAGTTTGCATTCAAGATATCCATCGGTTCATTTAACATAAAAAACAAATCGGATGGTTACTCTATTTCAAAATTAACAGACAATCAAACTGTTATTGGCGAACTAGATAAAATTTTCGATGTCATTCAGGTACTTTGAAAACCTATGCACTGCTGTATTCTTATATTTTATGTAACTCTAACcagttatataatttttattatattacatattTTCAGCCTGTTGACGAGGAGCGTGTGAATGTTGTTAGCTCTGACATCAAAGCAGCAGACGAGGTCCCCGTTAATGTGTGTAATTTATATCTGGTTGTTCCTTATAAttcctttgatttttttttgtttttttttttactttgaatCGTTATTTGTTTTCCCTGTTTTAAGGATTCTGTCTCCCGTAGCAAAGCCGATGATACACCTGTTTCGAATTTTACTAAAGACATGTTTAAAACACCCGATGAAGATGTCAACGGTACCTCAATTCGTGTCCTGGAAAACGAGCTGAAGCGGAATTTGGACAGCATCtatgatgatgatgtgatgtCTTCTCAGTCGTCTACAAAACCACGTAAAGCTGGCAAGGAGGTTGTCGATGATGATGGTGTCACGGTTGGATTACTGATTCCCAAGGTTGAGAAGTAGTTTGTGGCAACTAAGAATGTTTTGAACATCTCATTGGTTTTTATTTTTTCGTggagtgtttgtttgttttttcgtAAAACCTATTAATGGTTCCCGTGTGACAACTTTTGTGTTTTTTATCCTTTTGACTGGTTGCAATTATATTAATAAGAGATGTTCATTTTGCATTTTCGTATGTATGTCATTGGTTGTGTTTATAACATTTTCCAAGATTTAATGCTTCTTTATGCtattttatagtttttttaaaGTATGTCTTTTCTAAATGAAGGAAACGGCAGAAGTGGAATCCGTTGATTTGTTTTCTGACTTGAAAGAAGATGGTGTTTGGTATTCTATTATCTTTGTTAGCTTTGAATTTGTATGGCATGACAAAGACTTAGACAGATTGATTGTTGTGCTTCTCGACCAACAGGTAACCTCATAACATGTTTACTAAAGTTTCGACTTATAACttaatttttaatataatttattGAAATTCCTTTTACATGACATTGTTTAGAGGCAGAAGATTGCAGCAATTGTGCCTATAAAGTTTTCTAAGTTATACCCATTTAGTAAGATGGTTGGTGGTCTATATTCTCTGTCCCAATTCAAAACCGAAAATCTCATGTATCATGAATATCCAAGATATGAAGGCTACATCATTGTCTCAACAAACAAAAAAATCGTATTTAATGAATTCTCAAAACTAACACCATTTTTAGTTCATCCTCCTAAAGGTTTTGTTTTGTACCCGTTGACACCATGCATTAAAACATTAGCTCATGACAGAAGACATGAAAAGTATATTGTTGGTAAGTTAAATTTCTTTTAACTTTGGCGCTAACATGTTATTGTTTAAACTTTAATTATATTTGTTAGCTATTAGTTATTAagaattttttttcatttatttgaaaatttatGTTATTATTTGTACCTTTTGTAGATGTTGTTGGAAGAATAATATGTGGCGAAAGAGACAAAAAGAAACATATGTTTAGGTTATTCCTACAAGATTTCACGTAAGTCAACTCTTTTGGTGACTACACATTCTCTAAAACTTACTATTTAACGATAAATTAAAAATCTAATAGAGGACATGTTATTGAAATGGAATTGTATGACATGAGAGGATTGGGATATGTTACAACTCGAATGAACATAGAAAAAAAGTCTATAATATACGTTGCTCGGGTCAAGTTGGTTTACTGCAACACCAGTAAGTTTTTTAGTTTGATTTATTTTGTTTCTTAACATTTAAGTTTAcacaaatatttgtttaaaactCTAAAATATAATTTGCAGGAAACATTTTGAGATCAACGGATTTGACTAAAATCGTTTTTTCTCCTAAAATTCCAGAATCACATCTTATTGGTTTGAATATTCGATCATCTATTCCATGCGATTGTATTGTAAAATGATCCGTTTATTGTTTCATGTTACATGACATTCTTTtacttatttatatatatagttttttaatcttttaattAAATGTTAAAATGCAATGTTATTTGATGTTacgatttacatgtttgttatcTACATCTGATTAGAAATTATGAACTTATTTGATACTAATTCATATTTTGTTTATCGGTCTATCTAATTTCTCTCAAGTATTTGAAATTTTATCCTTTCGttactttaataaaaaaaaaatatcttttatgTTTATTAATATAAAAATCTAGATAATAGATTGTAACACCACCAttagcatttaatctaaatatgaaAACTTTTAAAAATTTCCCCCTTTTTTTTGTAATCATAGAAAACTAGATTGTTAGTTCAATAGATAACAGTTTGGGCTGAGACCAAAATGATTCCTACATATTAAATTAAGCCCGACAATAAGCCCAAATAAATTCCGGCCCAAACTTTTCATGTATCCTGCTTTTAAATTAAACAAACTTATAAATTTCGAAATTACATATATCCTGTTTTTACAATTTATTtgcactaatcatcacaagataCGGTTTCCAAAGTTATCTATCTTCAACTTTAACCTTCACAATAACCAAGAAACCCTTTTATTGTTCATCTTCTTCATACAATCGTCATCAACAATTTCGATCGGTAAGTTATCAAGTTTGATTTCGACTGTTATTGTGTGTTTCTATATCTTATATGTTATGGACCGAAACTTGGTTTTATACATCATTTGGTTCTTTTGATCTTTTACTTTTGATTGTAGTGGAATCTCAAAGCCGTATATACAGTGTTTCTCCTTTTTATTTCCATGATTTTTTTGTCTCAGGTTGTTAGGCCGATGAATGTATATGTATATAGCTGATTAATGTTTAGGTATAATGTGGTTTATAATCCTGATGAATGTTTGTTCTATATCTTGGATGTTATTGAAGGATCTgctgcttttgatacttttgtgttctttatgttttttgtttttattttttttatatttttaacagaTATTATTTTCATAGTATGCATGTCTTCATATTGATCTTTTAAGATTCTAAAAAACTGTTCGTGAATCTATCTTTTTGTTGTATTATTTTTACAGTTGTGAAGTTATTTGCTATTTCATTTGCAGATTTGAAGGTTTGATTCTTAATTATAATTAAACTTTTTATAAGTTTCTCCTTTAACAAATGGCAGAAACTACATGTTTAAAGTTGAATACCTTTTGTCCAAACTATCTTTTACCTTTAACTTGTGTTTTTTATGTAATGATTAGTATCAAGTAGGTAGTATGcactgttttttattttaaatcttaTACTTAAATGAATGTTTCCATACTTTTCTGTTTTTGTTGAGTCTTATATTATTGTTTTACGGTCCTTATAGATGTTATCTATAGATCGTTGACTAAATTTTATACTATTTATCTGAATTAATGATGTATTACTTTTTGATATTGATGTTTCATTGTTTGCAACATATTTAGTAAAAAAAATTTCTTTATTTTTGTAGTACATGTATTCAAAAACTTCATCTTTGAATGTAATTATTCTGTTGGTTAAAATTTTGATTTATGTTGCATCTATATGAATGTATAATAAAATTTATAATGCTCGCTATAATTTAATTCTATTTTCAGTTCAGTTGCTGGTTGTGTTCATAATGGGAGACAATTCCGATGATGAGGTTCTTGAAATATCTCGTGATCAGTTTGTTCAGAAAGTAGACGAGGTAAACTACTAATAATTATAGACCAATTTTTGATTAATGGTTATATGGCAGTAATTATATTGcattttgtcaattttagtccttacGTCAAGACTATGGCTTCTTTTTTTCACATGAAGAACCAAATGACCACCAGGTAatcttatatttttttaaaagtatATTTATACAAAAAAAATCATGTGATATTTAGCATAACagttaatcatttacattatttATCTTAATGTATGATGTTGCATTTCATCAGGATATTTGCATTCCGCAAGAAGATGCCATTACCATCAAGGAGGGAGTTGGAAATACAAGTAAGGGTAAACTACATGACGTTGAATGTACCTCCAAGGGATTTATATCTGAAGGATCTCCATGTATCACGAAAGATGTAAGTTTTGAGATTCATACAAATAATATTAATTTGTTAACAATAATATGTTATCGTTTTgaatataacattttttttaatcaTAAAGGTAAAAGAATGTATAAGGTCGGTTGGTACTTCCAAGTCTAAGAAGCGTTTACATGGAGAAAATTGCGGACAACACACTGTTCCTGAAGGTCCGGCAGTTTTGAACTTCACACGTAAAGGGGAATACAGGCTGGTATTATTTTTGAATATAAGAAATCTTTAAATTTTCATTATTTTTCGTCATTATTGGATGTTTAAGGTGTAAACTGATTAATAAACGTTGTTACATGCAGCGTCTTCCCGTCGGGGTATCAAACCGCGCTGGTTTTACAAAGAAGCTTCATACACTGAAGATTGAAAACATGCAGGGGCAAGTTAGTACTTATGAAGTCAAACGTGAAAAAAACGGAAGTGCGAAACGCTATTCAGTCATAGACTGGCCTGTATTTATggcggaaaataagttaaatgaTGGCGACATGCTTGATTTCACTTATGTCACTTCAAAGAAGACCGTCATCTTAAAAAACGTCCGACATGTCTAAGCAAAAGTGCACCGAACTTTTTATAAACCGTCTTTATAACAACTGTTTGGACTTTCTTTTGGTAGCTATCCTTTGAACATGTAACCGTCTGGAATTATTTCTTACTAGACTTTTGTATGTTACCTAACTGTTGTGTATATGTTTAGTGTTTAAGTTTATGGTTGTTTATCTAATTAAAAATGTATATCTAAATTCCAGAATGTTATACTACGGAATATATTATATATTGTCAATTTTTGTAGTGACATTTTTTTGATAATTATCCGTCTAATGTTGATGATAGAATCAATATACGTCATTTGATTATTGTAAATCATAACATACCGAAAATACAAAAACTATACTTGGAAAGAGTGAAATTATTGGTaattttaattttggaataactaaTCAACCATAAATCAATaaaatcttttgcaatttaagtTGATATGGTATTAAATTGATTCCAAAAATAAGTAAACCACTATTTATATTGAACGAAGACTCTTATTTCTTTTACTTTGTAATCCTCCACTTTGTTCGTTTACTTAGCGGTTATACATTTAACGATTTggtgttcttcttcttcttcttattgcAGTAACCTTAATCGCATTTCCGGTAATGTCAAAAAGATCGAAAAGTGAAAATTTTTCTTCTTCATTAAAAGATGTACAGAATGAGAACATTGCAAACCGTAAGTGCCATTTTTTATTGATTTATCATAATAAATTATACATTTACAGACCAGGTTACTTAATTTTTCATCTACCGTTTTACAGTTATAGTCATGCCGAAAAGGTCAAAGCTTGAGTCTTCGTCTTTCGGCAAGCAACCTTGCACTACAAACAATTCAAGTGGTAACATTTTGATTATCTTTccgtttaattaatattaggtcaATACATGGCTCTAACCATTGACATATACTACTTTTTCTATGCTTTTATTAATTACGTTGCAGGTGTGATATCAAGGATTCCATTTTCAGACATAACTAATGGTATACATATAATCCACACATATATGCATAATCCTTTAACATGCTGTTATAGtagttttctttttatttatactttctaaattgtaattttattttttttttagttcGAAATCCTGATACGAATAAGGAAGCGAAAGAGAGGCGAAGACAACGAAAAATCTATTTGGATTCTCGGAAAAATCAGTCTCTACGTAGACATTCTAACGCTCTCAGGAATGTATCTTCAGGTAATAGTTGTAAACTAAATCAAATTCTGAAAGGAACGTACCTTCATGTAGATATATTTTTAATAGTTACATGCATTCATGAAGATAATGTGACCACGATTGCGTCGTAAACATTTAAATAGCAAAACCTTTTGTCTGTAACAACTTATAATCATATATTGATGTTGTAATTGCTAGATGACCATTATATTTAAAGTAGCATTCCAACAGGATACATGTATCACAATATTTAAACATATAACATAGGCCAAAATATTATCAAGTTCTGTTCCAACAGCTAACATAAACAAAACATTTAAACAACTTCCTAAAAAACCAGTCCTACACACTTATATACTTATTGCCAAAACCGTTAGTTAGACAAAATTACCATATAAAATGGTTGAACGGTTTTGATCTATGGTACTAACCCCATTATTCTTCGATTACATCCCTAACAAAGAGTGTAGGCATGTCCTCATACCACTCTAAAACGCAAAGATAACCCATCTTGATGTTGTTTTCACGAACCCATGCTGGCCATCCCAGTACACTAAACCGATTTTTCTTTTTTGCTCTTTTTGGTTCAGCCGTGACGTTCAGATTTGTTTCCACACCACGCCTGTTTTTAATGGTCACCTTTCCGCAGCGATCGATTCCCATGGCTCTTGCAACCTTTACTGGTATCCGCTAAAAAATGCCAAACAAGTATCCAGACGGTAATGATAAAGGCACTAAGGACACCATATAACAACAACAGTTAACTTACTACACAAATAATCAATATAAATACTTACAAAACGTGTACAAGAGGAGGGCATGAAAATGAGATTTGGTTCTGGTGCGTCCCAGTCAATTTCTTCGGAAGTGAAAGATTCGTCTGAGTCCGAATCTGTTAGCATTATCACTTCCGTTTCTTTGTTATGTTTCTTTCGCTCAGTTGAAGAACGCGCCATTGACTACATACAATTATAACAGTAAATATTAGATGTTGATTATCATAGAACATatcgattttggaaaaatccccAAATTTAATAACATTTGTGTGTAACACTTATGCCAAACAAATATACATATCAACAATTATCCTGACCAAATAacctaaaacaaacaaaaattgaTGTTCAGAAAAGAAtcaatcaataataataataatgcccCAACGATAATCATTATCAAATCGAAACCCTAAACCGACCTAACCGATAAAACAAACAATACGAAACCGAATCCTGAAACAATAACGGCAGATTAAGATCACAAAACATGTAATTTCGCTCAGCCAAAACGCTAATCTATATAACATTATGAAACGACGAAGAGAATGCCGTTAAAAACTATATGTTGTCTATGAAAGAACATGTCGGTTTATGAAAAATCGTCAAATTTAGATTGCAAATCCCTAACACTGATTCAATTAAACCTCTAGGTTATGTGAGAAACATTAGTTTGAATCGTACCTgttgttgatttctcttttcgACGCTGATAATGTGAATGCCGATCGACTGTTAAACTTTGTATTCGTATGGAGACTGTTGTCATATATAGGGGCAACAATAGGGAAAGAGATAAGAATCATTGTTAGCTATAAAATATCTGATATATGATTTGACAAGTAGATGATTACTTATATATACTAATAAAACTATTTGATTACTTAATGTAATcaaattataaatataaaaccggttgaatttttaataaaaataataactataacatatttttaaaaaaaaaaatatgaaacaatgaaattatttttaaata from Helianthus annuus cultivar XRQ/B chromosome 10, HanXRQr2.0-SUNRISE, whole genome shotgun sequence harbors:
- the LOC118482605 gene encoding uncharacterized protein LOC118482605, whose protein sequence is MEQPAITLLKNLNLNQDDYTIKVRIVRLWSRAAFNDSRKVYCYDMILMDEEGTKIQAFVLAKTAREYEHLLKEKQCLFIRNPSLGENRQKVKYVHISTKINLNSNAIVSVCDEPVGTEWGFDFSSFSSVVQDPTDDNKSFKSPIDVIDFVVKSFPYDLKEDTKDGKQEKKLTFMLQDLEFREANICYSLGCLC